Proteins found in one Methylobacterium sp. CB376 genomic segment:
- a CDS encoding xanthine dehydrogenase family protein molybdopterin-binding subunit, with the protein MVHVLGAKRPSERPSERAPERPSAPSRRAFLAGAATAGTALVVGFHLGSSGARAEAAGPDLSKVPAKPNAFVRIAADDSVTVVIKHLDMGQGNTTGLATILADELDADWAQVRTAFAPADASLYNNLAFGPIQGTGGSTAVANSWIQLRKAGAAARAMLVSAAAAAWQVPAAEITVQKGVIRHAASGKEARFGAFAAAAAAQPVPETPRLKEPGEWTLIGTKLPRLDSAAKTDGSAVYALDIRRPNQLTAVVARPPRFGAALRSLDDAAARKVAGVVDVVRIPMGVAVVARDTWSAMKGREALRITWDDAGADRRSSEQQLAEYKALAAKPGLVAARQGDAAGGIKGAAKVLEAEFAFPFLAHAPMEVLNATIEKAADGTYLIHAGSQFQTIEQVVAAQILGTTPDRIRINTVWAGGSFGRRATTSADYIAEAAAILKATGEGRPIHLVWTREDDITGGYYRPAAYHRIRAGLDAAGAITGWEHTLVGKSILIGTPMEAMLVKDGVDATTVEGAADTPYALPAYRFEVHNVRDAVPVLWWRSVGHSHTAQAMEVFIDELAHAAGKDPVAYRLGLLQKAPRLSGALRLAAEKAGWSERQEKPGQAKPGQAKPGQAKPGQGLGVAAHESFGSYVAMVADVTAEAGKVKVNRIVAAVDVGVPVNPDVIRAQVEGAVGFALSSVLRNRITFRDGVVQETNFDAYEPTRMSEMPRVEVHIVPSREAPTGIGEPGVPTLAPAIANAIFAATGQRLRSLPLDLAALRGV; encoded by the coding sequence ATGGTCCACGTGCTGGGCGCCAAGCGCCCCTCCGAGCGCCCCTCCGAGCGCGCCCCCGAGCGCCCCTCGGCACCCTCCCGCCGCGCCTTCCTGGCGGGCGCCGCCACGGCCGGCACCGCCCTCGTCGTCGGCTTCCATCTCGGCTCGTCCGGAGCCCGGGCCGAGGCCGCGGGCCCCGACCTCTCGAAGGTCCCGGCCAAGCCCAACGCCTTCGTGCGCATCGCCGCCGACGACAGCGTCACGGTGGTGATCAAGCACCTCGACATGGGCCAGGGCAACACGACCGGGCTCGCCACGATCCTGGCCGACGAGCTCGATGCCGACTGGGCGCAGGTGCGCACCGCCTTCGCGCCCGCGGACGCCTCGCTCTACAACAACCTCGCCTTCGGCCCGATCCAGGGCACCGGCGGCTCCACGGCCGTCGCCAATTCCTGGATCCAGCTGCGCAAGGCCGGGGCCGCCGCGAGGGCCATGCTGGTCTCCGCCGCCGCGGCCGCCTGGCAGGTGCCGGCCGCCGAGATCACGGTGCAGAAGGGCGTGATCCGCCACGCCGCAAGCGGCAAGGAGGCCCGGTTCGGCGCCTTCGCGGCGGCCGCGGCCGCGCAGCCGGTGCCCGAGACCCCGCGCCTCAAGGAGCCCGGGGAGTGGACGCTGATCGGGACCAAGCTCCCGCGGCTCGATTCCGCCGCCAAGACCGACGGCAGCGCGGTCTACGCCCTCGACATCCGGCGCCCGAACCAGCTGACCGCCGTGGTGGCGCGCCCGCCGCGCTTCGGCGCTGCGCTGAGGTCCCTCGACGACGCGGCCGCCCGCAAGGTCGCGGGCGTGGTCGACGTGGTCAGGATCCCGATGGGCGTCGCGGTCGTCGCCCGCGACACCTGGTCGGCCATGAAGGGCCGCGAGGCCCTGCGGATCACCTGGGACGACGCGGGCGCCGACCGGCGCTCCTCGGAGCAGCAGCTCGCGGAGTACAAGGCGCTCGCCGCCAAGCCCGGCCTCGTCGCCGCCAGGCAGGGCGACGCGGCGGGCGGGATCAAGGGGGCGGCCAAGGTGCTGGAGGCGGAGTTCGCCTTCCCGTTCCTCGCCCACGCCCCGATGGAGGTGCTCAACGCCACGATCGAGAAGGCGGCGGACGGCACCTACCTGATCCATGCCGGCTCGCAGTTCCAGACCATCGAGCAGGTCGTGGCGGCGCAGATCCTCGGCACCACGCCCGACCGGATCCGCATCAACACGGTCTGGGCCGGCGGCTCCTTCGGCCGGCGGGCCACCACCTCGGCGGATTACATCGCGGAGGCGGCCGCCATCCTCAAGGCGACCGGCGAGGGCCGGCCGATCCACCTCGTCTGGACGCGCGAGGACGACATCACGGGCGGCTATTACCGGCCGGCCGCCTATCACCGCATCCGCGCCGGTCTCGACGCGGCGGGCGCCATCACGGGCTGGGAGCACACGCTCGTCGGCAAGTCGATCCTGATCGGCACGCCCATGGAGGCGATGCTGGTCAAGGACGGCGTCGACGCGACCACGGTCGAGGGCGCCGCGGACACGCCCTACGCCCTGCCGGCCTATCGCTTCGAGGTGCACAACGTGCGCGACGCGGTGCCGGTGCTGTGGTGGCGCTCGGTCGGCCACTCGCACACCGCCCAGGCCATGGAGGTGTTCATCGACGAGCTCGCCCACGCGGCGGGCAAGGACCCTGTCGCCTACCGGCTCGGCCTGCTGCAGAAGGCGCCGCGGCTGTCGGGCGCCCTGCGCCTCGCGGCCGAGAAGGCCGGCTGGAGCGAGCGCCAGGAGAAGCCCGGCCAAGCGAAGCCCGGCCAAGCGAAGCCCGGCCAAGCGAAGCCCGGCCAGGGCCTCGGCGTCGCCGCGCACGAATCCTTCGGGTCCTACGTGGCGATGGTCGCCGACGTGACGGCCGAGGCCGGCAAGGTCAAGGTGAACCGCATCGTCGCGGCGGTCGATGTCGGCGTGCCGGTGAACCCGGACGTGATCCGGGCCCAGGTCGAGGGCGCGGTCGGCTTCGCGCTCTCTTCGGTGCTGCGCAACCGCATCACCTTCCGGGACGGCGTGGTGCAGGAGACGAACTTCGACGCCTACGAGCCGACCCGGATGAGCGAGATGCCGCGGGTCGAGGTGCACATCGTGCCCTCGCGGGAGGCGCCGACCGGGATCGGCGAGCCCGGCGTGCCGACGCTCGCGCCGGCGATCGCGAACGCGATCTTCGCCGCGACGGGCCAGCGGCTGCGCTCGCTGCCCCTCGACCTCGCGGCCCTGCGCGGGGTGTGA
- a CDS encoding glutathione S-transferase family protein translates to MIRLHHCVGARSFRPLWMLEEIGLPYELVVLPFPPRAHRKDFFAVNPLGTIPAFRDGDTVMTESAAICAYLGARYSPGNLGVAPEEAEYGAYLNALHLGEATLTVPQTLVLRYGRFEPPERRLPQVVEDYARWFGSRLRAFGSLFGDRTYAAADRFTAADISLGYALMLAEMAGLDEQVPDFARAYLARLRARPAHARACAAERDAALAQGVSPRPAPLGG, encoded by the coding sequence ATGATCAGGCTGCATCACTGCGTCGGCGCGCGCTCCTTCCGGCCGCTCTGGATGCTGGAGGAGATCGGCCTTCCCTACGAACTCGTGGTGCTGCCCTTCCCGCCGCGGGCCCACCGCAAGGATTTCTTCGCGGTCAACCCGCTCGGCACGATCCCGGCCTTCCGCGACGGCGACACCGTCATGACGGAGTCGGCGGCGATCTGCGCCTATCTGGGGGCCCGCTACAGCCCGGGGAACCTCGGCGTCGCGCCCGAGGAGGCGGAGTACGGCGCCTACCTGAACGCGCTGCATCTCGGCGAGGCGACGCTGACCGTCCCGCAGACGCTGGTGCTCCGCTACGGCCGCTTCGAGCCGCCCGAGCGGCGCCTGCCGCAGGTGGTGGAGGATTACGCCCGCTGGTTCGGCTCGCGCCTGCGCGCCTTCGGCAGCCTGTTCGGGGACCGGACCTACGCGGCGGCGGACCGCTTCACCGCGGCGGATATCAGCCTCGGCTACGCGCTGATGCTGGCCGAGATGGCGGGGCTGGACGAGCAGGTCCCGGATTTCGCCAGGGCGTACCTGGCGCGCCTGCGCGCGCGTCCGGCCCACGCCCGCGCCTGCGCGGCGGAGCGCGACGCGGCGCTCGCGCAGGGCGTCTCGCCGCGCCCGGCGCCGCTCGGAGGATAG
- a CDS encoding methionyl-tRNA formyltransferase, with product MRIALIGQQDFGKAVLEAFLERGDTVAGVFCAPDREGAKPDALKREAEARGLPLHQFPSLKSQDAADTLRALDADLGVMAYVLQFAPQSFVTIPRHGTIQYHPSLLPAYRGPSSINWPIAKGDARTGLSIFRPTDGLDEGPVILQKTCEIGPDDTLGDVYFGRLFPMGVAAMLEAADLVVAGRHREVVQDEAQASYEGWFSAKAARLSWDSHIDHLYNLIRAANPAPGAWTTLEGRKLQFFDCRKHPVRRIAEVKGALGEVVAVGEESIRITAQGGQIELFKLKPEGGSKMSAGAFAREGGIRVGHILGT from the coding sequence ATGCGCATCGCACTCATCGGTCAGCAGGATTTCGGCAAGGCCGTGCTCGAGGCCTTCCTGGAGCGGGGCGACACGGTCGCGGGCGTGTTCTGCGCGCCCGACCGGGAGGGTGCCAAGCCCGACGCGCTGAAGCGCGAGGCGGAGGCCCGCGGGCTGCCGCTCCACCAGTTCCCGAGCCTCAAGAGCCAGGACGCGGCCGACACGCTGCGCGCCCTCGACGCCGATCTCGGCGTGATGGCCTACGTGCTGCAATTCGCGCCCCAGAGCTTCGTGACGATCCCGCGGCACGGGACGATCCAGTACCACCCGTCCCTGCTGCCGGCCTATCGCGGTCCCTCCTCGATCAACTGGCCGATCGCCAAGGGCGACGCGCGCACCGGGCTAAGCATCTTCCGGCCGACGGACGGCCTCGACGAGGGACCGGTGATCCTGCAGAAGACCTGCGAGATCGGCCCGGACGACACGCTCGGCGACGTCTATTTCGGCCGGCTCTTCCCGATGGGCGTTGCCGCGATGCTGGAGGCCGCCGATCTCGTGGTGGCGGGACGCCACCGGGAGGTGGTGCAGGACGAGGCGCAGGCGAGCTACGAGGGCTGGTTCTCGGCCAAGGCCGCGCGCCTGTCCTGGGACTCCCATATCGATCACCTCTACAACCTGATCCGCGCCGCCAACCCGGCGCCGGGGGCCTGGACCACCCTGGAGGGGCGCAAGCTCCAGTTCTTCGACTGCCGCAAGCACCCGGTGCGGCGGATCGCCGAGGTGAAGGGGGCGCTCGGCGAGGTCGTGGCGGTCGGCGAGGAATCGATCCGCATCACCGCCCAGGGCGGCCAGATCGAGCTGTTCAAGCTGAAGCCGGAGGGCGGGTCCAAGATGTCGGCCGGCGCCTTCGCGCGCGAGGGCGGGATCCGGGTCGGTCATATCCTCGGGACCTGA
- a CDS encoding uracil-DNA glycosylase family protein yields the protein MTEFDEVAAALRACRLCRDAPRHGGPLPVEPRPIVQGSATARLCIASQAPGHRAFRSGRPFQDPSGRRLRAWLGLDEATFYDPARIAILPMGACFPGHDAAGGDLPPRRECAETWRARLLAGLPALDLVLVIGQYAQAWHLGRAPGGLTGTVARWRELFAEPRRPRVLPLPHPSWRNSGWLKRHPWFEAELLPVLRREVARLTG from the coding sequence ATGACCGAATTCGACGAGGTGGCCGCCGCCCTGAGAGCCTGCCGCCTGTGCCGGGACGCGCCCCGCCACGGCGGGCCGCTCCCGGTCGAGCCGCGGCCGATCGTGCAGGGCAGCGCGACGGCGCGGCTCTGCATCGCCAGCCAAGCGCCGGGCCACCGGGCCTTCCGGAGCGGACGGCCGTTCCAGGACCCGTCCGGCCGGCGCCTGCGCGCCTGGCTCGGCCTCGACGAGGCGACCTTCTACGACCCGGCCCGGATCGCGATCCTGCCGATGGGGGCCTGCTTCCCGGGCCACGACGCGGCGGGCGGCGACCTGCCGCCGCGGCGCGAATGCGCCGAGACCTGGCGCGCCCGCCTCCTCGCCGGGCTGCCCGCCCTCGACCTCGTCCTGGTGATCGGGCAATACGCGCAGGCGTGGCACCTCGGCCGCGCGCCGGGCGGCCTGACCGGGACCGTCGCGCGCTGGCGGGAGCTGTTCGCCGAGCCCCGTCGGCCCCGCGTGCTGCCCCTGCCCCACCCGTCCTGGCGCAACAGCGGCTGGCTCAAGCGCCATCCCTGGTTCGAGGCGGAGCTCCTGCCGGTCCTGCGCCGCGAAGTCGCGCGCCTGACCGGCTGA
- a CDS encoding (2Fe-2S)-binding protein, whose protein sequence is MPKLTVNGRTVEVDADPEMPLLWAIRDHLNLTGTKYGCGIAQCGACTVHIDGQPARACQARIGDLAEAKITTIEGVSGKVAEAVQAAWRNLDVVQCGYCQSGQIMSAIGLLSENKAPSDAEIDGAMDGNICRCGTYQRIRAAIHDAARALA, encoded by the coding sequence ATGCCGAAGCTCACCGTCAACGGCAGAACCGTCGAGGTCGATGCCGATCCCGAGATGCCGCTCCTGTGGGCGATCCGGGACCACCTGAATCTCACCGGCACCAAGTACGGCTGCGGCATCGCCCAGTGCGGAGCCTGCACCGTCCACATCGACGGCCAGCCGGCCCGCGCCTGCCAGGCACGCATCGGCGACCTCGCCGAGGCGAAGATCACCACGATCGAGGGCGTCTCCGGCAAGGTGGCGGAGGCGGTCCAGGCCGCGTGGCGCAACCTCGACGTCGTGCAGTGCGGCTATTGCCAGTCCGGCCAGATCATGTCAGCGATCGGGCTGCTCTCCGAGAACAAGGCGCCGAGCGACGCGGAGATCGACGGCGCGATGGACGGCAACATCTGCCGCTGCGGCACCTACCAGCGCATCCGGGCGGCGATCCACGACGCCGCCCGCGCCCTCGCCTGA
- the hemH gene encoding ferrochelatase, with the protein MNEVTKPAVLERGATPVSPVAPGALPAEHARVAWGRVGVLLMNLGTPEATSYWPMRRYLKEFLSDRRVIEVPRAIWWPLLNLVILTKRPGPKGRDYASIWNNDLDEGPLKTITRGQAEKLQAAMGGRVVVDWAMRYGKPEVEGRIQALLDQGCDRILLVPLYPQYAAATSATACDQAFRALMKMRWQPTVRVSPPYHDDPVYIDAVASAIRRDLEKLDFEPEVILTSFHGVPKSYLLKGDPYHCQCVKTGRLIREALGYAPERMRVTFQSRFGNEEWLKPYTDETVKELAASGVKRLAIVAPGFTADCLETLEELDGENRHYFEEGGGTHFAYLPCLNDGPEGMRVIEHVVQRELRGWID; encoded by the coding sequence ATGAACGAGGTGACGAAGCCGGCGGTGCTCGAACGCGGTGCCACGCCCGTGAGCCCGGTCGCGCCCGGCGCCCTGCCGGCGGAGCATGCGCGCGTGGCCTGGGGACGCGTCGGCGTGCTGCTGATGAATCTCGGCACCCCCGAGGCCACCAGCTACTGGCCGATGCGCCGCTACCTCAAGGAGTTCCTGTCGGACCGGCGCGTCATCGAGGTGCCGCGCGCGATCTGGTGGCCGCTCCTCAACCTCGTGATCCTGACGAAGCGGCCCGGGCCGAAGGGCCGCGACTACGCCTCGATCTGGAACAACGACCTCGACGAGGGTCCGCTCAAGACCATCACCCGGGGTCAGGCCGAGAAGCTGCAGGCCGCCATGGGCGGGCGCGTCGTGGTCGATTGGGCGATGCGCTACGGCAAGCCCGAGGTGGAGGGGCGCATCCAGGCGCTGCTCGACCAGGGCTGCGACCGCATCCTGCTGGTGCCGCTCTACCCGCAATACGCCGCCGCCACCTCGGCCACCGCCTGCGACCAGGCCTTCCGGGCCCTGATGAAGATGCGCTGGCAGCCGACCGTCCGGGTCTCGCCGCCCTACCACGACGACCCGGTCTACATCGACGCGGTGGCGAGCGCGATCCGGCGCGACCTGGAGAAGCTCGACTTCGAGCCCGAGGTGATCCTCACCTCCTTCCACGGCGTGCCGAAATCCTACCTGCTGAAGGGCGACCCCTACCATTGCCAATGCGTGAAGACCGGGCGGCTGATCCGCGAGGCGCTCGGCTACGCGCCCGAGCGCATGCGGGTGACGTTCCAGTCCCGCTTCGGCAACGAGGAGTGGCTGAAGCCCTACACGGACGAGACCGTCAAGGAACTCGCCGCCTCGGGGGTGAAGCGCCTCGCCATCGTGGCGCCGGGCTTCACGGCGGATTGCCTGGAGACCCTGGAAGAACTCGACGGTGAGAACCGCCACTATTTCGAGGAGGGCGGGGGCACGCACTTCGCCTACCTGCCCTGCCTCAACGACGGGCCGGAGGGCATGCGGGTGATCGAGCACGTCGTGCAGCGCGAGTTGCGCGGCTGGATCGACTGA
- a CDS encoding sensor histidine kinase, with translation MSEVTAQMVRRGRGPTAEEAARRRQRARDVRSARERLTSSIGLERAFDYELLRIFAQYRIGAFLPLTLFALCVAAASAVWLPLVWSAVWLCGVLGSIAAVAVFARSFLRQAPDSVALRGSRRRAVIGEVTQSTAWALLALLPFSVEAANAQTFVLFVLVIVAAGTTMLAATVPLAAGAGLVPLSLATLGLLLVTRGFESVMLVAMAVGAQLFFLVLSNHLFRSTVAALQSRAEKDAIFGELEQAKANSDEARRRAEEANLAKSRFLATMSHELRTPLNAILGFSEVMKNEVFGPHASPSYQEYSTDIHESGLHLLNLINEILDLSRIEAGRYELNEEAVQLAYVVEECRHMMGLRARAKNQNFRELVDPSLPRLWADERAVRQIVLNILSNAIKFTPPGGEITIKVGWTSSGGQYVSIKDTGPGIPEDEIPTVMSSFGRGSLAIKTAEQGSGLGLPIVKGLVDLHGGGFQLKSKPREGTEVIVTFPASRVMDALPAVDVTEDKPPTRPARAA, from the coding sequence ATGTCCGAAGTCACGGCCCAGATGGTGCGGCGCGGGCGGGGCCCGACCGCCGAGGAGGCGGCGCGGCGGCGCCAGCGCGCGCGCGACGTGCGCTCGGCCCGCGAGCGGCTGACCTCCTCGATCGGGCTGGAGCGCGCCTTCGACTACGAGCTGCTGCGCATCTTCGCCCAGTACCGGATCGGGGCGTTCCTGCCGCTGACGCTGTTCGCGCTCTGCGTCGCCGCCGCCTCCGCGGTCTGGCTGCCGCTGGTGTGGAGCGCGGTGTGGCTCTGCGGGGTGCTCGGCAGCATCGCGGCGGTCGCGGTCTTCGCGCGCAGCTTCCTGCGCCAGGCGCCGGACTCGGTGGCCCTGCGCGGCTCGCGGCGGCGTGCCGTGATCGGCGAGGTGACCCAGAGCACCGCCTGGGCGCTCCTCGCGCTGCTGCCCTTCTCGGTCGAGGCCGCGAACGCCCAGACCTTCGTGCTGTTCGTGCTGGTCATCGTCGCGGCCGGGACCACGATGCTCGCCGCCACCGTGCCGCTCGCGGCCGGGGCGGGGCTGGTTCCGCTCAGCCTCGCGACGCTCGGCCTGCTCCTGGTGACCCGCGGCTTCGAATCCGTGATGCTCGTCGCCATGGCGGTCGGCGCCCAGCTCTTCTTCCTGGTCCTGTCGAATCATCTCTTCCGCTCGACCGTGGCGGCGCTGCAATCGCGGGCCGAGAAGGACGCGATCTTCGGCGAGCTCGAACAGGCCAAGGCCAATTCCGACGAGGCGCGCCGCCGCGCCGAGGAGGCGAACCTCGCCAAGTCGCGCTTCCTCGCCACCATGAGCCACGAGCTGCGCACGCCCCTCAACGCCATCCTGGGCTTCTCGGAGGTGATGAAGAACGAGGTCTTCGGGCCGCACGCCTCGCCCTCCTACCAGGAATACTCGACCGACATTCACGAGAGCGGCCTGCACCTGCTCAACCTGATCAACGAGATCCTCGACCTGTCGCGCATCGAGGCCGGGCGCTACGAACTCAACGAGGAGGCGGTGCAGCTCGCCTACGTGGTCGAGGAGTGCCGGCACATGATGGGCCTCAGGGCGCGGGCGAAGAACCAGAACTTCCGGGAACTCGTCGACCCGTCCCTGCCGCGGCTCTGGGCCGACGAGCGCGCCGTCCGTCAGATCGTGCTCAACATCCTGTCGAACGCCATCAAGTTCACGCCGCCCGGGGGCGAGATCACCATCAAGGTCGGCTGGACCTCGTCGGGCGGCCAGTACGTCAGCATCAAGGATACGGGGCCGGGCATCCCGGAAGACGAGATCCCGACCGTGATGTCCTCCTTCGGCCGCGGCTCTCTGGCGATCAAGACGGCCGAGCAGGGGTCCGGCCTCGGCCTGCCGATCGTGAAGGGGCTCGTCGACCTGCATGGCGGCGGCTTCCAGCTGAAGTCGAAGCCGCGGGAGGGGACCGAGGTGATCGTGACCTTCCCGGCCTCCCGGGTCATGGACGCGCTGCCGGCGGTGGACGTGACCGAGGACAAGCCGCCGACCCGCCCGGCCCGGGCCGCGTGA
- a CDS encoding bifunctional metallophosphatase/5'-nucleotidase: MPRPSRRETFGLGLAGLSATLAGGPARAFGPDVDFTLVLVNDIYRMGARDGRGGFPKLAAIVKQERARGVPVLVCHAGDTLSPSLMSGFDQGRHIVALTNLIRPDVFVPGNHEFDFGQAVFRERMAEANFPVFAANLRQADGSRLPGLQDAEVLDLGGVRVGVVGIALPETPSKSQSGDWRFGPALETLRRETASLRAAGAEFVVAVAHTDRATDQALVASRLADVVLSGHDHDLALGYDGRTVFVESSEEANYVTAVDIRIEVRGTGQERRAIWVPRFRIHDSSAIEPDPEVQAAVDRLEAELSRELDLPLGRTGTDLDTRISTVRASESTFGNLVADALRDATGAALAITNGGGIRGNRLYRAGSVLSRRDVLTELPFGNTTVLVEISGAQVRAALENGLAEVGHPAGRFPQVSGLTVTVAAKAPVGQRVIEVRVGAEPLDPQRRYTVASNNFMLGGGNGYGMLAEGRTLIGATDGTLVANAVMTYIRTHAPVSIEAGRILMR; encoded by the coding sequence ATGCCGCGCCCCAGCCGCCGCGAGACGTTCGGCCTCGGCCTCGCCGGTCTCTCCGCCACGCTCGCGGGCGGGCCGGCGCGGGCCTTCGGCCCCGACGTCGACTTCACCCTGGTCCTCGTCAACGACATCTACCGGATGGGCGCGCGGGACGGGCGCGGCGGCTTCCCGAAGCTCGCCGCCATCGTCAAGCAGGAGCGCGCCCGCGGGGTGCCGGTCCTGGTCTGCCACGCCGGCGACACGCTCTCGCCCTCGCTGATGTCGGGCTTCGACCAGGGCCGGCACATCGTCGCCCTCACCAACCTCATCCGTCCGGACGTGTTCGTGCCCGGCAATCACGAGTTCGATTTCGGCCAGGCGGTGTTCCGCGAGCGGATGGCGGAGGCGAATTTCCCGGTCTTCGCCGCCAACCTGCGCCAGGCGGACGGGTCGCGGCTCCCGGGCCTGCAGGATGCCGAGGTGCTGGATCTCGGCGGCGTCAGGGTCGGCGTGGTCGGCATCGCCCTGCCGGAGACGCCCTCGAAGTCGCAATCGGGCGATTGGCGCTTCGGCCCGGCCCTGGAGACGCTGCGCCGCGAGACCGCGTCGCTCCGGGCCGCCGGGGCCGAGTTCGTGGTCGCCGTCGCCCATACGGACCGGGCCACCGACCAGGCGCTGGTGGCGAGCCGCCTCGCCGACGTGGTCCTGTCGGGCCACGACCACGACCTCGCGCTCGGCTACGACGGCCGCACCGTCTTCGTGGAATCGAGCGAGGAGGCGAACTACGTCACGGCGGTCGACATCCGGATCGAGGTCCGCGGCACCGGCCAGGAGCGCCGGGCGATCTGGGTGCCGCGCTTCCGCATCCACGATTCGAGCGCGATCGAGCCGGACCCGGAGGTCCAGGCCGCCGTGGACCGGCTGGAGGCGGAACTCTCCCGCGAACTCGACCTGCCGCTCGGCCGCACCGGGACGGATCTCGACACCCGGATCTCCACCGTCCGGGCCTCCGAGTCGACCTTCGGCAACCTCGTGGCGGACGCGCTGCGCGACGCGACCGGCGCGGCCCTCGCCATCACCAACGGGGGCGGCATCCGCGGCAACCGGCTCTACCGGGCGGGCAGCGTGCTGAGCCGCCGCGACGTGCTCACCGAACTCCCCTTCGGCAACACGACCGTGCTGGTCGAGATCAGCGGCGCGCAGGTGCGGGCGGCCCTGGAGAACGGCCTCGCCGAGGTGGGGCATCCCGCGGGACGCTTCCCGCAGGTCTCGGGCCTCACCGTCACGGTGGCGGCGAAGGCCCCGGTCGGCCAGCGCGTGATCGAGGTGCGGGTCGGTGCCGAGCCCCTCGATCCGCAGCGGCGCTACACCGTGGCGTCGAACAACTTCATGCTCGGCGGCGGCAACGGCTACGGCATGCTGGCGGAGGGCCGCACCCTGATCGGCGCCACCGACGGGACGCTCGTCGCCAACGCGGTGATGACCTACATCCGCACGCACGCGCCGGTCTCGATCGAGGCCGGGCGCATCCTGATGCGCTGA
- a CDS encoding Hsp70 family protein: protein MPQPVSIGIDFGTTNTVLALAGPEGGVEAVTFRHGAEERRTYLSALAFWQEGRGAAAGTRLAGGPFAVEAFLEGHLGLRFIQSFKSFAASAAFRETRIFRERYQFEDLLTAFLRTLQRDAGAGLDLTGARVVVGRPVRFVGQNPDEALAMRRYAAAFARLGPGETLTAYEPVGAAFFFARRLEGAATVLIADFGGGTSDFSVMRFSREGDGRLTATPLGHSGVGVAGDAFDARIVEHLVAPRLGKGGSYRGMGGKVLPLPSHYYANLSRWHQLALMKWSGDLQDLRDLARAAVDPAPLADFVALIENDLGFPLYQAVSATKVALSARDEAEFRFVGPGTGLDIRATLDRATFESLIAPEVARIAAAVDDALAAAAVPAGAIDRVFLTGGTSLVPAVRALFTERFGAGRVASSDQFESIAHGLALLGQMPDAERWATGRL from the coding sequence ATGCCCCAGCCCGTCTCCATCGGGATCGATTTCGGCACGACCAACACCGTGCTGGCGCTGGCCGGCCCCGAGGGCGGCGTCGAGGCGGTCACCTTCCGGCACGGCGCGGAGGAGCGGCGCACCTACCTGTCGGCGCTGGCCTTCTGGCAGGAGGGGCGCGGCGCCGCTGCGGGCACGCGGCTCGCGGGCGGGCCCTTCGCGGTCGAGGCCTTCCTGGAGGGCCATCTCGGCCTGCGCTTCATCCAGTCCTTCAAGAGTTTCGCGGCGAGCGCGGCGTTCCGGGAGACCCGGATCTTCCGCGAGCGCTACCAGTTCGAGGACCTTCTCACAGCCTTCCTGCGCACGCTCCAGCGCGATGCCGGGGCGGGGCTCGACCTCACGGGCGCCCGGGTGGTGGTCGGCCGCCCGGTGCGCTTCGTCGGCCAGAACCCCGACGAGGCGCTGGCCATGCGCCGCTACGCCGCCGCCTTCGCGCGGCTCGGCCCCGGCGAGACGCTCACCGCCTACGAGCCGGTCGGGGCCGCCTTCTTCTTCGCCCGCCGCCTGGAGGGCGCGGCCACGGTCCTGATCGCGGATTTCGGCGGCGGGACCAGCGACTTCTCCGTGATGCGGTTCTCCCGGGAGGGCGACGGGCGGCTCACCGCCACCCCGCTCGGCCACAGCGGCGTCGGCGTCGCGGGCGACGCCTTCGACGCGCGCATCGTCGAGCACCTCGTGGCCCCGCGGCTCGGCAAGGGCGGCAGCTACCGCGGCATGGGCGGCAAGGTCCTGCCCCTGCCCTCGCACTACTACGCGAACCTGTCGCGCTGGCATCAGCTCGCGCTGATGAAGTGGTCGGGCGACCTCCAGGACCTGCGCGACCTCGCCCGCGCGGCGGTGGATCCGGCCCCGCTGGCGGACTTCGTCGCCCTGATCGAGAACGACCTCGGCTTCCCGCTCTACCAGGCCGTCTCCGCCACCAAGGTGGCGCTCTCGGCGCGGGACGAGGCGGAGTTCCGCTTCGTCGGGCCGGGGACGGGGCTCGACATCCGCGCGACGCTCGACCGCGCGACCTTCGAGTCGCTGATCGCCCCGGAGGTCGCCCGGATCGCGGCGGCGGTGGACGACGCGCTCGCCGCGGCGGCGGTGCCGGCGGGGGCGATCGACCGGGTCTTCCTCACCGGGGGCACCTCGCTCGTCCCGGCGGTCCGGGCCCTGTTCACGGAGCGGTTCGGGGCCGGGCGGGTGGCGAGTTCGGACCAGTTCGAGTCGATCGCGCACGGGCTCGCCCTGCTCGGGCAAATGCCGGATGCGGAGCGCTGGGCGACCGGGCGGCTCTGA